Proteins from a genomic interval of Candidatus Binatia bacterium:
- a CDS encoding HAMP domain-containing protein — MRGGDFSVRLPGNWTGLEGKIADTFNDIAASNQRMAEELERVGQVVGKKGRTRERMRFARGDGAWGEMQVSVNTLIDDLVWPTREVTRAIAAVARGDLLQTVGTEVDGRPLEGEFLRSANIVNTMIKQLAVFTSEVTRVAREVGSEGKLGGQAQVREVSGVWKDLTESVNSMASNLTAQVRNIAEVTIAVADGDLSRKITVDVRGEILQLKEAINTMVDQLRSFASEVTRVAREVGTDGKLGGQAQVPGVGGTWKDLTDNVNFMASNLTAQVRNIAEVATAVARGDLSRKITVDVKGEILELKDTLNTMVDQLNAFAAEVTRVAREVGTDGKLGGQAVVPGVAGTWKDLTDSVNSMADNLTTQVRNIADVATAIAGGDLSRKITVDVRGEILRLKETLNTMVDQLNAFASEVTRVAREVGTEGKLGGQAQVPGVAGTWKDLTDNVNSMASNLTGQVRNIAEVTTAVARGDLSRKITVNVSGEILELKNTINTMVDTLNAFAGEVTRVAREVGTEGKLGGQAQVPGVGGTWKDLTDNVNFMASNLTAQVRNIAEVATAIASGDLSKKITVDVRGEILLLKETLNTMVEQLRSFAAEVTRVAREVGSEGKLGGQAVVPGVAGTWKDLTDSVNSMADNLTTQVRNIAEVTTAVARGDLSRKITVDVKGEILELKNTINTMVDTLNAFAAEVTRVAREVGTEGKLGGQAQVPGVAGTWKDLTDTVNVMAANLTEQVRGIVKVVTAVAEGDLKQSLTVKSKGEVAALADTINNMTGTLATFAEQVTSVAREVGVEGRLGGQANVPGAAGTWKDLTGNVNLLAANLTTQVRAIAEVATAVTKGDLTRSIQVDARGEVAELKDNINTMIDNLRLTTDRNTEQDWLKTNLARFTNMIQGQRDLVTVGRMLLSELTPLLDAHQGVIYSMELNEPPRLRLLAAYADDARDGHPAVVTVGDGLVGQCAFERRRILIGDARERLVSIRSTLIAAAPRSVVVLPVLFEGQVKAVIELATLGTFTELQIAFLEQLTANIGIVLNSIEATMQTEALLDQSQALARELQTRQKELQQTNEEIAQKAQQLAEQNIEMETKNQEIEQARRALEEKATELALASKYKSEFLANMSHELRTPLNSILILGQQLGDNPEGNLTPKQVEFARTIHSAGADLLQLITDILDLSKIESGTVTVEIEEIYFAALLETTSRNFRHEAESRSISFDVQIDPRLGRTLTTDSKRLQQVLKNLLSNAFKFTTEGGVRLSVSSAAGGWTPDHPVLAAADTVVAFEVSDTGIGIPAEKQRIIFEAFQQADASTSRKYGGTGLGLAISRELATLLGGEILLRSTPGVGSAFTLYVPLRYAGPASGGLLPEKLLPAAAQVLAAQVSEPAPEPIPDDRETIATGDPVLLVVEDDPNYARVLLDLARDSGFKVVVAMRGADVMDLALQFRPTAISLDVFLPDMLGWTLLTQLKQDPATRHIPVQMLTLDEDRQHGLASGAFSFMRKPTRTQDLTEAIHRIRDFAAPRRKRLLVVEDNEAERIGVEALLGFEDIEIATVSTGREALERLRSERHDCMVLDLRLPDVSGFDILETIRDDADLKDLPVVVFTGKELTADEDARLHNMARSVVVKGVESPERLLDETALFLHRVVTDLPAEKQQMLHRLHASDEDLRGKSVLIVDDDVRNIFALSSLLERRGMRVITASTGKEAIEILARVPEVAIVLMDIMMPEMDGYETTRAIRQNASLRRMPIIALTAKAMKGDREKCLEAGASDYLAKPVDTTELLSALRMWLHR; from the coding sequence ATGCGGGGCGGTGACTTCTCCGTCCGCCTGCCCGGGAACTGGACGGGCCTCGAAGGAAAGATCGCCGACACGTTCAACGACATCGCCGCCTCGAACCAGCGCATGGCCGAGGAGCTGGAGCGCGTCGGGCAGGTCGTCGGGAAGAAGGGGCGCACGCGCGAGCGGATGCGCTTCGCCCGTGGCGACGGCGCCTGGGGCGAGATGCAGGTCTCGGTCAACACCCTGATCGACGATCTGGTCTGGCCGACGCGGGAGGTGACCCGCGCGATCGCCGCCGTGGCCCGCGGCGACCTGCTGCAGACCGTCGGCACCGAGGTGGACGGGCGCCCCCTGGAAGGGGAGTTCCTCCGCTCGGCCAACATCGTGAACACGATGATCAAGCAGCTCGCCGTCTTCACCTCCGAGGTGACCCGCGTGGCGCGCGAGGTCGGCTCCGAAGGGAAGCTGGGCGGGCAGGCGCAGGTGCGCGAGGTGAGCGGCGTCTGGAAGGACCTCACCGAGAGCGTGAATTCGATGGCGTCGAACCTGACGGCGCAGGTGCGGAACATCGCGGAGGTCACGATCGCGGTGGCCGACGGCGACCTGTCGCGCAAGATCACGGTCGACGTGCGGGGCGAGATCCTCCAGCTGAAGGAGGCCATCAACACGATGGTGGACCAGCTCCGCTCCTTCGCCTCGGAAGTGACGCGCGTGGCGCGCGAGGTGGGGACCGACGGCAAGCTGGGCGGCCAGGCGCAGGTGCCGGGCGTCGGCGGCACCTGGAAGGACCTCACCGACAACGTGAACTTCATGGCGTCGAACCTGACGGCGCAGGTGCGGAACATCGCCGAGGTGGCGACGGCCGTGGCGCGCGGGGACCTCTCGCGCAAGATCACGGTGGATGTGAAGGGGGAGATCCTCGAGCTCAAGGACACCCTGAACACCATGGTGGACCAGCTGAACGCGTTCGCGGCGGAGGTGACCCGCGTGGCGCGCGAGGTGGGGACCGACGGCAAGCTGGGCGGCCAGGCGGTGGTGCCCGGCGTGGCCGGCACCTGGAAGGACCTCACCGACTCGGTCAACTCGATGGCCGACAACCTGACGACCCAGGTGCGCAACATCGCCGACGTGGCGACCGCCATCGCCGGCGGCGACCTCTCGCGCAAGATCACCGTGGACGTGCGCGGCGAGATCCTTCGCTTGAAGGAAACCCTGAATACGATGGTGGACCAGCTCAACGCCTTCGCCTCGGAAGTGACGCGCGTGGCGCGCGAGGTGGGGACCGAAGGGAAGCTGGGCGGGCAGGCGCAGGTGCCGGGCGTCGCGGGCACCTGGAAGGACCTGACCGACAACGTGAACTCGATGGCGTCGAACCTCACCGGGCAGGTGCGGAACATCGCCGAGGTCACGACGGCGGTCGCGCGCGGAGACCTCTCGCGCAAGATCACCGTGAACGTGAGCGGCGAGATCCTGGAGCTCAAGAACACGATCAACACGATGGTGGACACGCTGAACGCGTTCGCCGGCGAGGTGACCCGCGTGGCGCGCGAGGTGGGGACCGAAGGGAAGCTGGGCGGCCAGGCGCAGGTGCCGGGCGTCGGCGGCACCTGGAAGGACCTCACGGACAACGTGAACTTCATGGCGTCGAACCTGACGGCGCAGGTTCGGAACATCGCCGAGGTCGCCACCGCCATCGCGAGCGGCGACCTCTCCAAGAAGATCACCGTCGACGTCCGCGGCGAGATCCTCCTCCTCAAGGAAACGCTCAACACGATGGTCGAGCAGCTCCGCTCCTTCGCGGCCGAGGTGACCCGCGTGGCGCGCGAGGTCGGCTCGGAAGGGAAGCTGGGCGGGCAGGCGGTGGTGCCCGGCGTGGCCGGCACCTGGAAGGACCTCACCGACTCGGTGAACTCGATGGCCGACAACCTGACGACCCAGGTGCGGAACATCGCCGAGGTGACCACGGCCGTGGCGCGCGGGGACCTCTCGCGCAAGATCACGGTGGACGTGAAGGGGGAGATCCTCGAGCTCAAGAACACGATCAACACGATGGTGGACACGCTGAACGCGTTCGCGGCGGAGGTGACGCGCGTGGCGCGCGAGGTCGGGACCGAGGGGAAGCTGGGCGGCCAGGCTCAGGTGCCCGGCGTGGCCGGCACCTGGAAGGATCTCACCGACACGGTGAACGTCATGGCCGCGAACCTCACCGAACAGGTGCGCGGCATCGTGAAGGTCGTGACCGCCGTGGCCGAGGGGGACCTCAAGCAGAGCCTCACCGTGAAGTCGAAGGGAGAGGTCGCGGCGCTCGCCGACACCATCAACAACATGACCGGCACGCTCGCCACGTTCGCCGAGCAGGTGACCTCGGTCGCCCGCGAGGTCGGCGTGGAAGGGCGGCTGGGCGGCCAGGCCAACGTCCCCGGCGCGGCCGGCACGTGGAAGGACCTGACCGGCAACGTGAACCTGCTCGCGGCCAATCTCACGACGCAGGTGCGCGCCATCGCCGAGGTCGCCACGGCCGTGACCAAGGGGGACCTCACCCGCTCGATCCAGGTGGACGCGCGCGGCGAGGTGGCCGAGCTCAAGGACAACATCAACACCATGATCGACAACCTGCGCCTGACCACCGACCGGAACACGGAGCAGGACTGGCTGAAGACCAACCTGGCCCGGTTCACGAACATGATCCAGGGGCAGCGCGACCTGGTGACCGTGGGGCGGATGCTCCTCTCCGAGCTGACGCCGCTCCTCGACGCCCACCAGGGGGTCATCTATTCGATGGAGCTGAACGAGCCGCCGCGCCTGCGGCTGCTGGCGGCCTACGCGGACGACGCGCGGGACGGCCATCCCGCGGTGGTCACGGTGGGCGACGGCCTGGTGGGCCAGTGCGCCTTCGAGCGGCGGCGCATCCTGATCGGCGACGCGCGCGAGCGCCTGGTCTCGATCCGCTCCACGCTGATCGCGGCGGCGCCGCGCAGCGTCGTGGTGCTGCCGGTGCTCTTCGAGGGGCAGGTCAAGGCGGTGATCGAGCTGGCCACCCTGGGCACCTTCACCGAGCTCCAGATCGCGTTCTTGGAGCAGCTCACCGCGAACATCGGCATCGTGCTGAACTCGATCGAGGCGACGATGCAGACCGAGGCGCTCCTCGACCAGTCGCAGGCGCTGGCGCGCGAGCTGCAGACCCGCCAGAAGGAGCTGCAGCAGACCAACGAGGAGATCGCGCAGAAGGCGCAGCAGCTCGCCGAGCAGAACATCGAGATGGAGACGAAGAACCAGGAGATCGAGCAGGCGCGGCGCGCCCTGGAGGAGAAGGCGACCGAGCTGGCGCTGGCCTCCAAATACAAGTCGGAGTTCCTCGCGAACATGTCGCACGAGCTCCGGACGCCGCTGAACAGCATCCTGATCCTGGGGCAGCAGCTGGGGGACAACCCCGAGGGGAACCTGACCCCGAAGCAGGTCGAGTTCGCGCGCACCATCCACAGCGCCGGTGCCGACCTCCTGCAGCTGATCACCGACATCCTCGACCTCTCCAAGATCGAGTCGGGCACCGTCACCGTCGAGATCGAGGAGATCTACTTCGCCGCGCTGCTCGAGACCACGTCCCGGAACTTCCGCCATGAGGCGGAGAGCCGGAGCATCTCGTTCGACGTGCAGATCGACCCGCGCCTGGGGCGCACCCTCACCACCGACTCCAAGCGCCTCCAGCAGGTCCTCAAGAACCTCCTTTCGAACGCCTTCAAGTTCACGACCGAGGGGGGCGTGCGGCTCAGCGTTTCCTCGGCGGCGGGCGGGTGGACCCCGGACCATCCGGTCCTCGCCGCGGCCGACACCGTGGTCGCGTTCGAGGTCTCGGACACCGGGATCGGGATCCCCGCCGAGAAGCAGCGGATCATCTTCGAGGCGTTCCAGCAGGCCGACGCCAGCACCAGCCGGAAGTACGGCGGCACCGGGCTCGGGCTGGCGATCAGCCGCGAGCTGGCGACGCTCCTCGGCGGCGAGATCCTGCTCCGCTCCACGCCGGGCGTGGGAAGCGCGTTCACCCTCTACGTCCCGCTCCGCTACGCGGGGCCGGCTTCGGGGGGCCTGCTGCCCGAGAAGCTTCTTCCGGCGGCGGCCCAGGTCCTGGCCGCCCAGGTGTCCGAGCCCGCCCCGGAGCCGATTCCCGACGACCGCGAGACGATCGCGACGGGCGATCCCGTCCTGCTCGTCGTCGAGGACGATCCGAACTATGCCCGCGTGCTCCTGGACCTGGCGCGCGACAGCGGCTTCAAGGTCGTGGTCGCGATGCGCGGCGCCGACGTGATGGACCTGGCGCTCCAGTTCCGCCCCACCGCGATCTCGCTCGACGTCTTCCTCCCCGACATGCTCGGCTGGACGCTGCTCACCCAGCTGAAGCAGGATCCGGCCACGCGCCACATTCCGGTCCAGATGCTCACGCTGGACGAGGACCGGCAGCACGGGCTGGCGAGCGGAGCCTTCTCCTTCATGCGAAAGCCCACGCGCACGCAGGACCTGACCGAGGCGATCCACCGGATCCGCGATTTCGCGGCGCCGCGCCGGAAGCGGCTCCTGGTCGTGGAGGACAACGAGGCCGAGCGGATCGGCGTCGAGGCGCTCCTCGGGTTCGAGGACATCGAGATCGCGACGGTGTCCACGGGCCGGGAGGCGCTCGAGCGGCTCCGGAGCGAGCGGCACGACTGCATGGTGCTGGACCTCCGCCTGCCCGACGTCTCCGGGTTCGACATTCTCGAGACGATCCGGGACGACGCCGACCTCAAGGATCTTCCGGTCGTGGTCTTCACCGGCAAGGAGCTGACGGCGGACGAGGACGCCCGGCTGCACAACATGGCCCGGAGCGTCGTCGTGAAGGGGGTGGAGTCGCCCGAGCGGCTCCTGGACGAAACGGCGCTCTTCCTGCACCGGGTGGTGACCGACCTTCCGGCCGAGAAGCAGCAAATGCTCCACCGGCTCCACGCCTCGGACGAGGATCTCCGCGGGAAATCGGTCCTGATCGTGGACGACGACGTGCGGAACATCTTCGCCCTGAGCAGCCTGCTCGAGCGGCGCGGGATGCGCGTCATCACGGCCTCCACCGGCAAGGAGGCGATCGAGATCCTGGCCCGCGTTCCCGAGGTCGCGATCGTGCTGATGGATATCATGATGCCCGAGATGGACGGCTACGAGACGACGCGCGCGATCCGGCAGAACGCCTCGCTCCGGCGCATGCCGATCATCGCGCTCACCGCCAAGGCGATGAAGGGCGACCGGGAGAAGTGCCTCGAGGCCGGCGCGTCCGACTACCTCGCGAAGCCGGTCGACACGACCGAACTCCTGTCCGCGCTCCGCATGTGGCTCCACCGGTGA
- a CDS encoding response regulator has translation MSMSWNGKVNILLVDDQPAKLLTYEAILGDLGERLIQARSAREALEWLLREEIAVVLTDVSMPDLDGFELAKMIRDHPRYQRTSIIFCSAIHMSDLDRLKGYQCGAVDYVSVPVVPEILRAKVSVFAELYRKTQQLEALNQELEQRVAILQSTSAVVYVIDAEGRFGHVNRRFEEVFGLTLDAVRGKTAYDLFPRDLAETFEVNNRMVLAENRSIEFEEAVMSTGGLRHYTSIKAPIRDAMGLPRGIVAVSTDITERKHLEEALRDADRRKDEFLAVLAHELRNPLAPIRNVLQILRLRAPEDPELLWARDVIGRQVDQLTRLVDDLLDVSRISRGKIKLQVAPVDLGTVLAGAVETSRPLIDARLHRLALQLPERPVWVQGDLVRLTQVVANLLNNAAKYQEVGGYVEATLAREGGEAVIRVKDQGIGIDPDLLPAVFDMFAQVERPTGAAQDGLGIGLSLARSLVEMHGGTIHAVSGSGGSEFIVRVPCMAAEPPLKGVAPDPAPSEQVPRFRVLVVDDNTDAAESLGTLLQHAGHQVSVAHDGPTALSIASQERPRVVLLDIGLPGMDGYEVCRELRRTGHENALIVALTGYGQEEDRQRSRQAGFDGHLVKPGDPGELIKMVSAAPRFTRTAPESGLTPESGLAPESA, from the coding sequence ATGAGCATGAGCTGGAACGGCAAGGTGAACATCCTGCTGGTCGACGACCAGCCGGCGAAGCTGCTCACCTACGAGGCGATCCTGGGGGACCTGGGCGAGCGCCTCATCCAGGCGCGCTCCGCGCGCGAGGCGTTGGAATGGCTGCTCCGCGAGGAGATCGCGGTGGTGCTCACCGACGTGAGCATGCCCGACCTCGACGGCTTCGAGCTGGCGAAGATGATCCGGGACCATCCCCGCTACCAGCGCACGTCGATCATCTTCTGCTCCGCGATCCACATGTCCGACCTGGACCGCCTGAAGGGCTACCAGTGCGGGGCCGTGGACTACGTGTCGGTGCCGGTCGTGCCGGAAATCCTGCGCGCCAAGGTCTCCGTCTTCGCCGAGCTCTACCGGAAGACGCAGCAGCTCGAGGCGCTGAACCAGGAGCTGGAGCAGCGCGTGGCGATCCTCCAGAGCACCTCCGCGGTCGTCTACGTCATCGACGCCGAGGGGCGCTTCGGGCACGTGAACCGGCGCTTCGAGGAGGTCTTCGGCCTGACGCTCGACGCCGTGCGCGGGAAGACCGCCTACGACCTCTTCCCTCGCGACCTGGCCGAGACTTTCGAGGTGAACAACCGGATGGTCCTCGCGGAGAACCGCTCGATCGAGTTCGAAGAGGCGGTGATGAGCACGGGGGGGCTGCGCCACTACACCTCGATCAAGGCGCCGATCCGGGACGCCATGGGTCTCCCGCGCGGAATCGTCGCGGTGTCCACCGACATCACCGAGCGGAAGCACCTGGAGGAGGCGCTCCGCGACGCCGACCGCCGGAAGGACGAGTTCCTCGCGGTGCTCGCGCACGAGCTCCGCAACCCGCTCGCCCCGATCCGCAACGTGCTCCAGATCCTCCGCCTCCGGGCGCCGGAGGATCCCGAGCTCCTCTGGGCGCGCGACGTGATCGGGCGCCAGGTGGATCAGCTCACCCGCCTCGTGGACGACCTGCTGGACGTCTCGCGCATCTCGCGCGGAAAGATCAAGCTCCAGGTCGCACCGGTGGACCTGGGCACCGTCCTCGCCGGCGCCGTGGAGACCAGCCGGCCGCTCATCGACGCCCGCCTCCACCGCCTGGCGCTGCAGCTGCCCGAGCGACCCGTCTGGGTGCAGGGAGATCTCGTCCGGCTGACCCAGGTGGTCGCCAATCTCCTGAACAACGCCGCCAAGTACCAGGAGGTCGGCGGTTACGTCGAGGCCACGCTCGCGCGCGAGGGGGGCGAAGCGGTCATCCGCGTCAAGGACCAGGGGATCGGCATCGATCCCGACCTCCTGCCGGCCGTCTTCGACATGTTCGCGCAGGTGGAGCGCCCCACCGGCGCCGCCCAGGACGGCCTGGGGATCGGCCTTTCGCTCGCGCGCAGCCTGGTGGAGATGCACGGCGGGACGATCCACGCCGTGAGCGGCTCCGGCGGCAGCGAGTTCATCGTCCGGGTCCCCTGCATGGCCGCCGAGCCGCCGCTCAAGGGCGTCGCCCCCGACCCGGCGCCCTCGGAACAGGTCCCGCGATTCCGGGTCCTGGTGGTGGACGACAACACCGACGCGGCGGAGAGCCTGGGCACGCTGCTCCAGCACGCGGGGCACCAGGTCTCGGTGGCGCACGACGGACCGACCGCGCTCTCGATCGCGAGCCAGGAGCGGCCCCGCGTCGTGCTGCTGGACATCGGGCTTCCGGGAATGGACGGCTACGAGGTCTGCCGCGAGCTCCGGCGCACGGGGCACGAGAACGCCCTGATCGTGGCGCTCACGGGGTACGGCCAGGAGGAGGACCGGCAGCGCTCGCGCCAGGCCGGTTTCGACGGCCATCTGGTCAAGCCGGGCGACCCCGGCGAGCTGATCAAGATGGTCTCGGCGGCGCCGCGGTTCACGCGCACGGCGCCCGAGTCGGGTCTCACTCCCGAGTCGGGTCTCGCCCCCGAGTCCGCCTAG
- a CDS encoding HAD hydrolase-like protein, whose product MTPRVLCLDVDGTLTDGVMGPVLPGAAEAVARLRERMALRLVTNTTSVPHAALARALAAQGLLDDPEHLWTPALVARRELPARGQDAGVLIADPAQKPEYSWFREDDRGPAVLLATEAHAWRVADLQPAFRLLLEGAAFYALTQNRYFRKEGALVTDVGGVAALLAYTSGRPAETLGKPSRLLFEAVAKQAGVGLASLIMAGDDAEFDVAAPMRLGLAGILVRTGKYREGDEARADPRPTAVIGSIAELPERL is encoded by the coding sequence ATGACGCCGCGCGTCCTCTGCCTGGACGTGGACGGCACCCTCACCGACGGCGTGATGGGGCCGGTCCTTCCGGGCGCGGCCGAGGCGGTGGCCCGGCTCCGGGAGCGCATGGCGCTGCGGCTGGTCACGAACACGACCAGCGTACCGCACGCCGCGCTGGCGCGCGCCCTGGCGGCGCAGGGCCTCCTCGACGATCCGGAGCACCTCTGGACGCCGGCGCTGGTCGCGCGGCGCGAGCTCCCCGCCCGCGGACAGGACGCGGGGGTCTTGATCGCGGATCCGGCGCAGAAGCCGGAGTATTCCTGGTTCCGGGAGGACGACCGGGGACCGGCCGTGCTCCTGGCGACCGAGGCGCACGCCTGGCGCGTGGCCGACCTCCAGCCGGCATTCCGCCTTCTGCTCGAGGGGGCCGCGTTCTACGCCCTCACGCAGAACCGCTACTTCCGGAAGGAAGGCGCCCTGGTCACCGACGTCGGCGGCGTGGCGGCGCTCCTCGCCTACACCTCCGGGCGGCCGGCCGAGACGCTGGGGAAGCCCTCGCGGCTCCTCTTCGAAGCGGTCGCGAAGCAGGCCGGGGTCGGTCTCGCCAGCCTCATCATGGCGGGCGACGACGCGGAGTTCGACGTGGCCGCGCCGATGCGCCTCGGCCTTGCCGGCATCCTGGTGCGGACCGGCAAGTACCGCGAGGGCGACGAGGCGCGCGCCGACCCGCGACCGACGGCGGTGATCGGCTCGATCGCGGAGCTGCCGGAGCGGCTCTAG
- the murJ gene encoding murein biosynthesis integral membrane protein MurJ — protein sequence MTATPEPPPDPPTSAPSPIPQVPLILGDPPVGAAAAVEGSRNQGMARAAGVISAATFMSRVLGLVREQVFAAQFGAGFAVDAFQVAFRVPNLLRDLFAEGAMSAAFVPTLTRAEKEGGTEAAMRLANLVINFLLVAISALCLIGILAAPWIVRTMAPGFAAVPGKLELTTLMTRIMTPFLLLVSLAAAVMGVLNTRRVFFLPAVAPTMLNLALILAGFVIAPYMPRFGLEPIVGMAFGAVLGGLGQLLIQVPALRAHGYRWKPQISFRDPGVIRMVTLMAPASIGIAAAQINIFTSTFLASSLVQGSVSWLNYAYRLMQLPIGLFGVAIATVTLAEVSRHAAAGNMADLKATLSFSLRLVLLLTLPATLLLIALARPIIALLYQHGRFGASDTIETARALWAYAVGLAAFSAVRVMVPAFYSLGMARIPVMISMSTIGATVLLYFPLMHFFQHTGLALAVSIGSVLNFTALFWTLRRKIGGLGGRRMLASGVRILAAAVGSAAAAAATSRGVESLVGLHGVVARLLVVGAALTVAAAVYVGLCLLLRVQELKPLLGFATRLTGKRSA from the coding sequence GTGACCGCCACCCCCGAGCCGCCCCCGGATCCGCCGACCTCCGCCCCCTCCCCGATCCCCCAGGTTCCCTTGATCCTGGGAGACCCGCCCGTCGGAGCCGCGGCGGCCGTCGAGGGGTCCCGGAACCAGGGCATGGCCCGGGCGGCCGGCGTGATCTCCGCCGCCACCTTCATGAGCCGCGTCCTGGGCCTGGTCCGGGAGCAGGTCTTCGCGGCCCAGTTCGGCGCCGGATTCGCGGTGGATGCCTTCCAGGTGGCGTTCCGGGTGCCGAATCTCCTGAGGGACCTCTTCGCCGAGGGGGCGATGAGCGCCGCCTTCGTCCCCACCCTGACCCGCGCGGAGAAGGAGGGGGGCACGGAGGCCGCGATGCGGCTCGCGAACCTGGTCATCAACTTCCTCCTGGTGGCCATCTCCGCGCTCTGCCTGATCGGGATTCTCGCCGCGCCCTGGATCGTGAGGACGATGGCACCGGGCTTCGCGGCCGTGCCCGGGAAGCTCGAGCTGACCACGCTCATGACCCGGATCATGACCCCCTTCCTCCTCCTCGTGTCGCTGGCGGCGGCGGTGATGGGGGTGCTGAACACCCGCCGGGTCTTCTTCCTCCCGGCCGTGGCGCCCACGATGCTGAACCTGGCCCTGATCCTGGCCGGGTTCGTGATCGCCCCCTACATGCCGCGCTTCGGCCTGGAGCCGATCGTCGGCATGGCCTTCGGCGCCGTGCTCGGCGGTCTGGGGCAGCTATTGATCCAGGTGCCCGCGCTTCGGGCGCACGGCTACCGGTGGAAGCCGCAGATCTCCTTCCGCGATCCCGGCGTGATCCGCATGGTGACGCTGATGGCGCCCGCCTCGATCGGGATCGCCGCCGCCCAGATCAACATCTTCACCAGCACCTTTCTCGCCTCGTCGCTGGTCCAGGGGAGCGTCTCCTGGCTCAACTATGCCTACCGGCTGATGCAGCTGCCGATCGGGCTCTTCGGGGTCGCCATCGCGACGGTCACGCTGGCCGAGGTCTCGCGGCACGCCGCGGCCGGAAACATGGCCGACCTCAAGGCGACCCTCTCCTTCTCGCTCCGGCTGGTGCTCCTGCTCACGCTGCCGGCGACGCTCCTCCTGATCGCGCTGGCCCGTCCGATCATCGCGCTGCTCTACCAGCACGGCCGCTTCGGCGCCAGCGACACGATCGAGACCGCGCGCGCCCTCTGGGCCTACGCCGTGGGGCTCGCGGCGTTCTCCGCGGTGCGGGTCATGGTGCCCGCCTTCTACTCGCTGGGGATGGCGCGCATCCCGGTGATGATCTCGATGAGCACGATCGGGGCGACGGTGCTCCTCTACTTCCCGCTGATGCACTTCTTCCAGCACACGGGGCTGGCGCTGGCGGTCTCGATCGGATCGGTGCTCAACTTCACCGCCCTCTTCTGGACGCTGCGGCGGAAGATCGGCGGGCTGGGCGGGCGGAGGATGCTGGCCTCGGGCGTGCGCATCCTCGCCGCGGCGGTGGGCTCGGCCGCGGCGGCCGCCGCGACGTCGCGGGGAGTGGAGTCGCTCGTGGGATTGCACGGGGTGGTGGCGCGGCTCCTCGTCGTGGGCGCCGCGCTGACGGTAGCGGCCGCCGTCTACGTGGGGCTCTGCCTGCTGCTCCGCGTCCAGGAGCTGAAGCCGCTCCTGGGATTCGCGACGCGCCTGACCGGGAAGCGGAGCGCTTGA
- a CDS encoding deoxyribonuclease IV — MNKRTPASSRKPHPIPGHGDLLIGAHMSVAGGLLLGIERALKLRIRAMQIFTKNASRWRADPLEDQHALAFRDAWQASGLAPVAAHGSYLINLASPDPELRRKSVLAYADELRRAEALGVRWLVTHPGAHMGSGEAAGCARIAESLDAARELAPAPSVATLLETVAGQGTTLGRRFEELARIRSAVSRPDLVLVCFDTCHVHAAGYDLVTERGCAATFAEFDAVLGLESLRLFHVNDSKNERGSRVDRHEHLGRGRLGPEPFARILRDPRFHGTPKVLETPKGKDGVVMDRRNLAFLRRLAGEPNGKGQERTGAEPPRGVGDP; from the coding sequence GTGAATAAACGGACTCCCGCCTCCTCCCGAAAACCGCATCCCATTCCCGGCCATGGCGATCTCCTGATCGGAGCGCACATGAGCGTGGCCGGCGGGCTGCTCCTGGGAATCGAGCGCGCGCTCAAGCTACGGATTCGGGCGATGCAAATCTTCACCAAAAACGCGAGCCGCTGGCGGGCCGACCCGCTGGAGGACCAGCACGCGCTCGCCTTCCGGGACGCCTGGCAGGCGAGCGGGCTGGCGCCGGTCGCGGCGCACGGCTCCTATCTCATCAACCTGGCCTCGCCCGACCCGGAGCTGCGGCGGAAGTCGGTCCTGGCCTACGCCGACGAGCTTCGGCGCGCCGAGGCGCTCGGCGTGCGGTGGCTGGTCACCCATCCGGGGGCCCACATGGGAAGCGGGGAGGCCGCGGGGTGCGCCCGCATCGCCGAGTCGCTGGACGCCGCCCGCGAACTCGCGCCCGCGCCGTCGGTCGCGACGCTCCTCGAGACGGTGGCGGGCCAGGGCACGACGCTCGGCCGGCGGTTCGAGGAGCTGGCCCGGATCCGGAGCGCCGTGTCGCGCCCCGATCTCGTCCTGGTCTGCTTCGACACCTGCCACGTGCATGCCGCGGGCTACGACCTGGTCACCGAGCGCGGCTGCGCGGCCACGTTCGCGGAGTTCGACGCGGTGCTGGGGTTGGAATCGCTGCGCCTCTTCCACGTCAACGATTCGAAGAACGAGCGGGGAAGCCGGGTGGACCGGCACGAGCACCTGGGACGCGGGCGGCTGGGCCCCGAGCCGTTCGCGCGGATCCTGCGCGACCCGCGCTTTCACGGGACGCCGAAGGTTCTCGAGACGCCCAAGGGAAAGGACGGCGTGGTGATGGACCGGAGGAATCTGGCGTTCCTGCGCCGACTGGCTGGGGAACCGAACGGGAAGGGGCAGGAACGAACCGGAGCGGAACCGCCGCGGGGAGTCGGCGATCCCTAG